A part of Gossypium hirsutum isolate 1008001.06 chromosome A07, Gossypium_hirsutum_v2.1, whole genome shotgun sequence genomic DNA contains:
- the LOC107902387 gene encoding E3 ubiquitin ligase PQT3-like, with product MAVVYYKFKSSKDSHSLPIDGPFILLSDFKHQIFASERYGNGNDFDLLISDAKTDQQLANGSSLILANSYLLIRRVPRPPGLPIVIGGEENPNIQTNSPSVVVKEELQEQGFDFDDFGLDFTSISNNSIAKPGDTHCKETKIDHGFKISSVKTLGKWRRIPPQSYVCRRCNVGGHYIHHCPTNGDPKFDRKRASNTSDSSSKSSGISYASISTTSSSCNSKTVPPELHCPLCKQVMEDAVLTRCCFSSFCEKCVRDRIVSMATCVCRRQIVADDILPNITLRDTINRFLNNQSGTETSATKRKLVNAENEDEEQRKKMKKTEQRPVIKAG from the coding sequence ATGGCGGTAGTGTATTACAAGTTCAAGAGCTCCAAAGATTCCCACTCCCTTCCCATCGACGGTCCTTTCATTTTACTCTCCGATTTCAAACACCAAATCTTCGCTTCCGAACGCTACGGTAATGGCAACGATTTCGACTTACTCATCTCCGATGCCAAAACCGATCAACAGTTGGCCAATGGCTCTTCTTTGATCCTCGCAAACTCCTACCTTTTGATCCGTCGTGTTCCTCGACCGCCTGGATTACCCATCGTTATCGGCGGAGAAGAAAATCCCAATATCCAAACCAACTCACCATCTGTTGTTGTAAAAGAGGAGCTTCAAGAACAAGGCTTCGATTTCGATGATTTCGGACTTGATTTTACTTCTATTTCCAACAACTCAATTGCGAAACCAGGAGATACCCATTGTAAAGAAACCAAAATCGACCATGGGTTTAAAATTTCATCTGTTAAAACCTTGGGAAAGTGGCGGCGAATTCCGCCGCAGAGTTATGTCTGTCGTCGATGCAATGTGGGTGGACATTATATTCACCATTGCCCTACTAATGGTGACCCTAAATTTGACCGTAAAAGGGCTTCCAACACATCCGATTCGAGTTCTAAAAGCTCTGGGATTTCGTACGCTTCGATTTCAACAACTTCGAGTAGCTGTAACTCCAAGACAGTACCACCCGAACTTCACTGCCCTTTGTGCAAACAAGTAATGGAAGATGCTGTTTTGACGAGGTGCTGTTTCTCTAGTTTCTGTGAAAAATGCGTGAGAGATCGCATTGTTTCAATGGCTACCTGCGTTTGCAGAAGACAAATAGTGGCTGATGACATTCTTCCTAATATAACTCTTAGAGATACTATCAACCGATTTCTGAATAATCAATCTGGAACTGAAACTTCCGCCACGAAGAGGAAGCTCGTTAACGCAGAGAATGAAGATGAGGAacaaaggaagaagatgaagaagacaGAGCAGAGACCGGTAATTAAGGCAGGATAA